Proteins co-encoded in one Brassica oleracea var. oleracea cultivar TO1000 chromosome C4, BOL, whole genome shotgun sequence genomic window:
- the LOC106338613 gene encoding uncharacterized protein LOC106338613 yields the protein MVVPSNKKLKKNIRRRRTYSGFVQEIVEGYARVCIGNLAWDTSPGTDPDIQEILGKNKETGEFKGCAHVDFNDILSVAISALKLDHIFCNSANRTPGKIKRRTCYVCREKGHLATACGKKLKDSHDQANAKVDQETVNTSTAMLSYDLQKNNGGSYCMNDTYTATNEAHSGRLASEVSFGKTKRRTCYECREKGHLAKACLKKLQNTGHTNAKVDHQTVEARPIQETNYNFQKISGDTDNNGGSYMDETYVADPVSVVATNGTSDGSSVSAVS from the exons ATGGTGGTGCCATCAAACAAGAAGCTGAAGAAGAATATTCGCAGAAGGAGAACATATTCTGGCTTCGTTCAAGAAATAGTGGAGGGTTATGCCAGGGTATGCATTGGGAACTTAGCATGGGACACTAGCCCTGGGACGGATCCGGATATCCAGGAAATTTTGG GCAAAAACAAAGAAACAGGGGAATTCAAAGGGTGCGCGCATGTGGATTTCAATGATATTCTGTCTGTGGCCATTTCGGCGCTTAAGCTGGATCATATTTTCTGTAATAGTGCTAATCGTACACCTGGTAAGATCAAAAGGAGGACTTGTTACGTGTGTAGAGAAAAGGGTCATCTTGCCACAGCTTGTGGCAAGAAGCTTAAAGATTCTCATGATCAGGCAAACGCTAAGGTGGATCAAGAGACTGTTAACACAAGTACTGCTATGCTAAGCTATGACCTTCAAAAGAACAATGGTGGTTCTTATTGCATGAATGATACATACACTGCTACAAATGAAGCTCATAGTGGAAGATTAGCTTCTGAGGTTAGCTTTGGTAAGACCAAAAGGAGGACCTGTTACGAGTGTAGAGAAAAGGGTCATCTTGCCAAGGCCTGTCTCAAGAAGCTTCAAAACACTGGTCACACAAACGCAAAGGTGGATCACCAGACTGTTGAGGCACGACCGATTCAGGAAACAAACTATAATTTTCAAAAGATATCAGGAGATACTGACAACAATGGCGGTTCTTACATGGACGAGACATATGTTGCTGACCCGGTATCCGTTGTTGCAACAAATGGAACTAGTGACGGAAGCTCAGTGTCTGCAGTTAGTTAG
- the LOC106338611 gene encoding spore wall protein 2-like, which yields MGTLPDLSAIIAAQLGLAGGEGPSTAVPRSDEVFPSDARSAGKGKKRKRGDGSGAGRSIEETGDVPPSSEPRKKSKKKRTKKKSTGEQLEDADEQIEQEEEDARGEGIQPEEGGSGAEALEGRNDEEGVSEGEERETSLNAACSGDSEENSEGSPLLIRRGNDEDDDERRSPWRIYPVRHLS from the exons ATGGGCACTCTTCCTGATTTGAGCGCAATAATAGCGGCCCAGCTGGGGCTGGCTGGCGGGGAAGGGCCCTCGACGGCGGTTCCTCGTTCTGACGAGGTTTTCCCTTCCGATGCCAGAAGCGCGGGGAAGGGCAAGAAAAGAAAAAGAGGCGATGGTTCGGGAGCCGGGAGGAGTATTGAGGAGACAGGTGATGTCCCTCCTTCCAGTGAGCCCCGGAAGAAGAGCAAGAAGAAAAGGACAAAGAAGAAGTCCACCGGCGAGCAGTTGGAAGATGCTGACGAGCAGATCGAGCAAGAGGAAGAGGATGCTCGAGGAGAAGGAATTCAGCCCGAAGAGGGGGGTTCTGGGGCTGAAGCCTTGGAGGGACGGAATGACGAGGAGGGAGTAAGCGAAGGAGAGGAACGCGAGACTTCTCTTAACGCCGCCTGCTCGGGTGATTCCGAGGAAAATAGCGAAGGGTCGCCACTCCTGATAAGGAGGGGAAATGACGAAGACGATGATGAGAGGCGGTCTCCT TGGCGCATTTACCCGGTGAGGCATTTGTCTTGA
- the LOC106338612 gene encoding LOW QUALITY PROTEIN: putative nuclease HARBI1 (The sequence of the model RefSeq protein was modified relative to this genomic sequence to represent the inferred CDS: deleted 2 bases in 2 codons; substituted 1 base at 1 genomic stop codon), producing MKKTHLNRSLAVFLLVCVVXHIQSPIKLSHWLDGEKNFSMVLQAVVDPDMMFLDVIAGWSVSVSDDVVLKNSGFFKLVEKGNRLNGENIHLTERRTELREFIVSDSCFPLLPWLLTPYQGKPLPLPQTQFNRSHCETTKPGHMELWKLKDTWRIINGVMWRPDRNMLPKMIFVCCLLHNILLDMDDQTLDDSLLYHQHDVVFYDHSSL from the exons ATGAAGAAGACTCATCTCAACCGTTCTCTCGCCGTATTTCTG CTAGTCTGTGTTGTATGACATATACAGTCACCTATAAAGCTTAGTCATTGGTTGGATGGAGAGAAGAACTTCAGCATGGTGCTGCAGGCTGTA GTGGACCCGGACATGATGTTCCTCGATGTAATA GCTGGTTGGTCTGTAAGTGTAAGCGACGACGTTGTCCTCAAAAACTCAGGTTTCTTCAAACTTGTTGAGAAAGGGAATAGACTCAATGGAGAAAACATTCACCTCACAGAGAGAAGAACAGAGCTAAGAGAATTCATTGTAAGTGACTCATGCTTTCCTCTTCTTCCATGGCTTCTCACTCCATACCAAGGCAAACCCTTACCGCTTCCTCAAACTCAGTTCAACAGAAGTCACTGTGAGACTACAAAACCAGGGCATATGGAATTGTGGAAACTTAAAGATACATGGAGGATAATAAATGGAGTGATGTGGAGGCCTGATAGAAACATGTTACCAAAGATGATATTTGTTTGTTGCTTGCTGCACAACATTCTTTTAGATATGGATGATCAAACTTTGGATGATAGTCTTCTGTATCATCAACATGATGTGGTGTTTTATGATCACAGTAGTCTTTGA